GGCAGTTGAAGCAAGGGTCTGATATTGAGTTCGAGGGTGAACGGCTTAAAAGCCATGACTACTTAATCTTCAAGAACAAGCCAAGGAAGGTGGTGATCGCCGGTGACAATGACCAGCCTGATTTGTTGGTGAATGCCTGCGAAGATGCCCAGGTGCTGGTGCATGAAGCCACCTACACAGAAGAGATGGCCCAAAAGGCCGGTGATGTCGGGCATAGCTACGCCAAGCTTGTTGCCGCGTTTGCTGAAACGGTACAGCTACCCAACTTAGTGCTGACGCACTTTAGCCCCCGTTACCAGCCCAGCCCCCATGCGTCGCCTTCCATTGAGGACATCCGCAAAGAGGCCCAAAGCGTCTATTCGGGCTCGCTTTACCTAGCGCGGGATTTTGGCGAATACACGCTGGATAAGTCGGGCCAATTTTCTGAAGTGGCGGGCGAATAACCGATTTAATCGCGCCGCCCTTTGAGGAATCGCCGACAGATCAGTTGCGGCAATAGCCTTCACCTGTTGCTACTACCAGGCAGTCTTCTTTTTCCGCTAGCCACTTCATGCCGGTGGCTTCGCCATCCCCCGCGCGGAGCAGCTGTTGTCCGTCATCGCGGCTGAAGCTGATGCCTTCGTCTGTCGCTTGGCCTTCGAACGTTCCGCTTTGCTCGGCATCCAGGCCGTACTGCATCTCAAGTAGATAATGGCCGGGGCCTGCAGGCTCGTCTTTGCTGATTTCCAGAAACAGCCCTTCGACCCCAGTCCAACGGCCGACCCATTGATCGGTTGTAGTATCTGAAGTAGAGGCGCTTGATGCAGGGGGCTCGCTCTCACTGCTGCACCCGCTGATGAGTATCATTGTGCTTAGGGCTAACGCTGTTTTGATCATGGGTAGTGGTACCTGCTGTGGTTGAATGGCCGCCTTAAATTCAATCCTCTACTCGAAGCCCTAGGACGCGAATAAACTCACCAAGGTTATTGGTTACCATAATCATTCTCCGGATATGCCATGGTCTGGGAGGGGAACGAGAGCAATTTAACCAGTCGCTGCTGTGGGGCAGGCTCTTCACTGCTTCGTGACTCCTAGGTTTTGTACGAAAACTGCTTATGCTCGACCATACGGCGTTAAAAATAATCACAAAATACGCATTTACACATGTAAACTGCGTTTTTTCGCTTATTTTTTGCTTTGTCTGGCCTTCGTTCAGCGACTTTTCGTACAAACCCTAAGTTACCGCAAAGCTTAGCGTTTGCCTTGAGCGTTATCCACAGCTCATCATCATGTTTAGAATAATCAGAGACGCTGCGTCTACTGATCTCGATTCAACTGCGAAAAATACCCATGACGCCCTTACTTGATCGCCTGTACTCTTTTCGTCGCTGTCCCTATGCCATGCGTGCCCGTCTCGGCTTATTGTTTGCTGAGTTGCAGGTGGAGCTGCGGGAGATAATATTGAAAAACAAACCGGCCCAGATGCTAGCGATTAGTCCGAAAGGCACTGTGCCTGTTTTACAGCTTTCTGATGGTGCTGTGATCGAGGAAAGCCGAGAAATAATGGTGTGGGCGCTTGAGCAGCAAGATCCGCAAGGGCTGTTAGATGCCAAGGTTTTGACTCAGGCCAATGCTTTGATCGAGCAAAACGATAATGAATTTAAACATTGGCTGGATTGTTATAAATACGCCGATCGTCATCTCGAAATGACCCAGGCGGAGTACCGGCAACGGGGCGAAGCTTTTTTACAGGTGTTAGAGACGTTGCTGACTCAAAAGCCTTATCTTCTGGGGGATAACGCGACCATTGCCGATATTGGCATCATGCCTTTTGTCCGCCAGTTCGCCCATGTGGATCGCGATGTTTTTTACAGCCTACCTTACCCGCACCTACAGCGGTGGTTAGAACACTGGTTGGAGCACGCATTCTTTCTGCAGGCTATGACCAAGTTTCAGCCATGGCAAGAGGGGGATGACGTGATGGTTTTTCCTTCTTAAACAAAGCGCCATCTGTTACTTCGTGTCGGCTTTCTCACTCTTTCTAGCGCGATGCGCGGCCGCTTTCATTCTGTTTCCGCAAGACGCCATGCTGCACCAGCGGCGCCGGTGAGATTTTGTTTGATCGTGGAACAGAAGAACGCAGCCCGAGGCTTCGCACTGTTTAACGAGCTGCAAGTCTGCCTCGGTAAGCAACTTAACCAACGCCCGTGCGACAGGCTGCAACAGGCTCTCGCTTCCCATGCTTCGCTGATAGGTTTTTTTCTGAAATACCGACGCTGTTGACTGCCATTCGATCTTCTCAATGGGGTAACCCCGCTCCAGTACATGATTTACCACGGCGGGGTCCGCGGCTCGGCCCTGCTGGGCAGAGGTAAGAAGGTCCCGCATGTTGTTGCGTAATTCCCTAGCAAGTTGCGCTATCCCCGATGGTGGGCTTTCACGGTATTCGGCCAAAACGCCCGCCTGTTGAAGCCACGCAACGACACTGCTGTCGTCGTCCAGGCATTCTTGGCGCTCGTCTGCTACGCCAAATTGCGTGTTCATAAAGTCGAGGGCGAGATTGCTTGCGATAAACGGTGGCGCAATTTCTGATGGCATGTCTAGTAACCTTTAATTTTCCTGTTGACAGGTTACTATTTTTTTGGATAACCTGCAAAAGGAGTTATTAATGGTTATCTAGGGATTTGTCCATGACATCTGAAAATATGACTAATACGCAGGAAGCACTCACAACCAAGGCT
This DNA window, taken from Vreelandella profundi, encodes the following:
- a CDS encoding glutathione S-transferase, translating into MTPLLDRLYSFRRCPYAMRARLGLLFAELQVELREIILKNKPAQMLAISPKGTVPVLQLSDGAVIEESREIMVWALEQQDPQGLLDAKVLTQANALIEQNDNEFKHWLDCYKYADRHLEMTQAEYRQRGEAFLQVLETLLTQKPYLLGDNATIADIGIMPFVRQFAHVDRDVFYSLPYPHLQRWLEHWLEHAFFLQAMTKFQPWQEGDDVMVFPS
- a CDS encoding CGNR zinc finger domain-containing protein codes for the protein MPSEIAPPFIASNLALDFMNTQFGVADERQECLDDDSSVVAWLQQAGVLAEYRESPPSGIAQLARELRNNMRDLLTSAQQGRAADPAVVNHVLERGYPIEKIEWQSTASVFQKKTYQRSMGSESLLQPVARALVKLLTEADLQLVKQCEASGCVLLFHDQTKSHRRRWCSMASCGNRMKAAAHRARKSEKADTK